The following are encoded in a window of Brettanomyces bruxellensis chromosome 9, complete sequence genomic DNA:
- a CDS encoding uncharacterized protein (SECRETED:SignalP(1-17)), whose translation MKLNILFTFLFLGVVRSASLFSALEECFAEPPTTNFPNVRSELVQFAEYCSLAYCMPVNALKDGNMTTACSISSCTDNTDNQQVIYQFDSDVSGLIVQDNTTQRIVLIFKGTTTLEEWAIDFATTHSKYVPYTVSEGINTVDFTCKNCKVHTGFYDATSVFMKDAFKKMVELHEKFPDFEIDVTGHSLGASLAVLAANELRLVGMDVTLINFGSPKVGDPNFASWMDDWYDTTSLTSFLKSGSGDELPTNTYTRVTHYGDIVPLVPFAVMDFSHCGSEVRISEDESTLQTRGCWSLCHELQDWDSVSTSALEAISDGNWLAALDTEEIIDHHLDYFINVGQCMISTLLSDLGISS comes from the coding sequence ATGAAGCTAaacattcttttcacaTTCTTGTTTTTGGGTGTCGTCCGTTCGGCTTCCCTATTTAGTGCTCTTGAAGAGTGCTTTGCGGAGCCACCAACGACGAACTTCCCAAATGTCAGGAGTGAGCTTGTGCAGTTTGCAGAATACTGTTCTCTAGCCTACTGCATGCCAGTTAACGCCTTGAAAGACGGAAACATGACTACTGCATGTTCAATTTCCTCCTGTACCGACAATACCGACAATCAGCAGGTTATATACCAGTTTGACAGCGATGTTTCTGGCCTCATTGTTCAGGATAACACCACCCAGAGAATCGTCTTGATCTTCAAGGGAACGACTACTCTTGAGGAGTGGGCAATTGACTTTGCAACCACCCATTCGAAGTACGTTCCTTACACTGTGAGCGAGGGTATCAACACAGTTGATTTCACGTGCAAGAACTGTAAGGTGCACACCGGCTTCTATGACGCCACAAGTGTGTTCATGAAAGATGCTTTCAAGAAGATGGTTGAGCTTCACGAGAAGTTCCCAGACTTTGAGATTGATGTCACTGGCCACTCCTTGGGAGCTTCATTGGCCGTTCTTGCTGCCAATGAGTTGAGATTGGTTGGAATGGATGTCACGCTTATCAACTTTGGTAGTCCAAAGGTCGGAGACCCAAACTTCGCTTCATGGATGGATGACTGGTACGACACCACTTCTCTCACTAGCTTCTTGAAATCTGGTAGCGGTGATGAACTTCCAACAAACACATACACCAGAGTTACGCATTACGGTGATATTGTTCCCCTCGTTCCATTCGCCGTGATGGACTTTTCACATTGTGGCTCTGAAGTCAGAATCAGTGAGGATGAGTCAACACTTCAAACTAGAGGATGTTGGTCTCTTTGCCACGAGTTACAGGACTGGGATAGTGTTTCTACCTCGGCTCTTGAGGCTATTTCCGATGGCAACTGGCTTGCTGCACTCGACACTGAGGAAATCATTGATCATCATCTCGATTACTTCATAAATGTTGGTCAGTGCATGATTTCTACGCTTTTGTCCGATCTTGGAATTAGCTCTTAG
- the CYC1 gene encoding iso-1-cytochrome c, whose translation MAAPYKKGNAKKGSMLFKTRCAQCHTVEKGGPHKVGPNLHGVIGRTSGTAEGYNYTDANKSAAVKWSEQTLCDYLENPKKYIPGTKMAFGGLRKAKDRNNLVAYLADATK comes from the coding sequence ATGGCTGCTCCATACAAGAAAGGTAACGCAAAGAAGGGATCTATGTTGTTCAAGACTAGATGTGCCCAATGCCATACTGTTGAAAAAGGGGGCCCTCACAAAGTTGGACCAAATCTTCATGGTGTTATCGGAAGAACTTCCGGTACTGCCGAGGGTTATAATTACACTGATGCCAACAAGTCGGCAGCTGTGAAGTGGAGTGAACAAACCCTGTGTGACTACTTGGAAAATCCAAAGAAGTACATTCCAGGTACCAAGATGGCTTTTGGTGGTTTGAGAAAGGCCAAGGACAGAAACAACCTTGTTGCATACTTGGCTGATGCCACCAAATGA